In one Burkholderiales bacterium GJ-E10 genomic region, the following are encoded:
- a CDS encoding transposase IS3/IS911 family protein, which yields MDEAQGWTKWERHVTAAREEGKPLSRYAREHGIGPWNLYKAQRRMRKRTDGTLRTDMVGVPESGPARFAKVRIAPLAPMPLRAQLPNGVRIELAVDDSVADVIRILAQLPCSA from the coding sequence ATGGACGAGGCGCAGGGTTGGACGAAGTGGGAGCGGCATGTGACGGCCGCCCGAGAAGAAGGCAAACCGCTTTCCCGGTACGCGAGGGAACACGGCATCGGACCGTGGAACCTGTACAAGGCGCAGCGGCGGATGCGCAAGCGCACAGACGGAACGCTGCGCACCGACATGGTTGGGGTTCCGGAATCCGGCCCCGCTCGTTTCGCGAAGGTGCGCATTGCACCCCTGGCGCCCATGCCGCTGCGGGCGCAACTTCCGAACGGCGTGCGCATCGAACTGGCAGTCGACGATTCCGTGGCCGACGTGATCCGCATCCTGGCGCAACTGCCATGTTCCGCTTGA
- a CDS encoding glucoamylase (GLUCAN 1,4-ALPHA-GLUCOSIDASE): MVGTGLGSSRLWFTVAEGILTEVYYPRIDIPQIKDLGFIVADDQGFWVELRRHGDYELHLPKPGVPAVTIVHHHPRFTFTLQICPSQRCDTLLLSVQLDGDEGLRPYALLAARLGGDAENNVAAVDQHNGRTVLWAEQGPFGLALLARQDDGSDAWRRCAVGCLEASDGWQDFSRHGRMSWQYDRAGPGAVSLMGELPKRATLALGFATSRESAATLAMASLMEDFATAWDAQCRVWDAWLAPDRFPALPAELGGMLPLSAMVLKVHQDRTYAGAAVASLAVPWGESSQSRGGYHLVWCRDLVETAGALVAMEAFEDARDVLRYLMATQQEDGHWLQNQWLGGDAFWQGIQLDEAAFPVLLASALREQDALAGIPVADMVRRALTFIAREGPTTGQDRWEEDPGINTFTLAIAIAALVEGSTFLDGEARQFALLLADSWNAGLDEWTVARGTPLARRLGVSGYYIRSSPADVLVHEGAQAEHVLIKNRAIDPDLPADEQVGTGFLQLVRYGLRQPDDPFILGSLKAVDQLLKTDTPSGPVWHRYNGDGYGEHNDGSPFDGTGRGRGWPLLVGERGHYALLAGEDPLPYLKTMAAMTGPGGMLPEQVWDWHPIPEYRLEPGRPSGSAMPLVWAHSEFIKLCYSRAKGYPVDRPAATWARYQGRRPELSHALWGPRFRPRHIRLGGQFSLVLRAPARVHWGNNGWNAVRDDDTRDTGLGVHRVDLPLAGLKAGDTVQFTFYWPGRDCWEGQDYEVQITD, encoded by the coding sequence ATGGTGGGCACCGGTCTCGGCTCTTCGCGGCTCTGGTTCACCGTCGCCGAAGGCATCCTCACCGAGGTCTATTACCCGCGTATCGACATCCCCCAGATCAAGGACCTGGGGTTCATCGTCGCCGACGACCAGGGGTTCTGGGTGGAACTGCGCCGCCACGGGGACTACGAGTTGCACCTGCCCAAGCCGGGTGTGCCAGCCGTGACGATCGTTCATCACCACCCGCGCTTTACCTTCACGCTGCAGATCTGCCCTTCGCAACGGTGCGACACGCTGCTGCTGTCCGTTCAACTGGACGGGGACGAAGGCCTGCGACCCTATGCACTGCTGGCGGCCCGGCTGGGCGGCGATGCGGAAAACAACGTCGCCGCTGTCGACCAGCACAATGGCCGCACGGTCCTGTGGGCGGAACAGGGACCCTTCGGGTTGGCGCTCCTGGCGAGGCAGGACGACGGTTCCGACGCTTGGCGGCGTTGCGCCGTGGGTTGCCTCGAAGCGAGCGACGGCTGGCAGGACTTTTCCCGCCATGGGCGCATGTCCTGGCAATACGACCGCGCCGGGCCCGGCGCGGTCTCCCTGATGGGCGAACTGCCGAAGCGGGCCACGCTGGCCCTCGGCTTCGCGACGAGCCGCGAGTCGGCGGCGACGCTGGCCATGGCCAGCCTGATGGAGGACTTTGCCACGGCCTGGGACGCGCAATGCCGGGTGTGGGACGCCTGGCTGGCGCCGGACCGGTTCCCGGCATTGCCCGCTGAACTGGGCGGCATGCTGCCGCTTTCCGCCATGGTGCTCAAGGTCCACCAGGACAGGACCTATGCCGGCGCCGCAGTGGCGAGTCTCGCCGTGCCCTGGGGCGAGAGCAGCCAGAGCCGCGGCGGCTACCATCTGGTGTGGTGCCGCGACCTGGTGGAAACCGCCGGGGCATTGGTGGCCATGGAGGCGTTCGAGGATGCCCGCGACGTGTTGCGCTACCTGATGGCCACCCAGCAGGAAGACGGCCACTGGCTGCAGAACCAGTGGCTGGGCGGCGATGCCTTCTGGCAGGGCATCCAACTCGACGAGGCCGCCTTCCCGGTCCTGCTGGCGTCGGCACTGCGCGAGCAGGACGCTCTGGCTGGAATCCCGGTCGCCGACATGGTCCGGCGGGCCCTCACCTTCATCGCCCGGGAGGGTCCGACCACCGGACAGGATCGGTGGGAGGAGGACCCTGGCATCAACACCTTCACGCTCGCCATCGCCATCGCCGCGCTGGTAGAGGGCAGCACGTTTCTCGACGGCGAGGCCCGGCAGTTCGCCTTGCTGCTGGCGGACAGCTGGAATGCCGGGCTCGACGAATGGACCGTCGCCAGGGGCACTCCCCTGGCGCGTCGCCTGGGCGTGAGCGGCTATTACATCCGTAGCTCGCCGGCCGACGTATTGGTGCATGAGGGTGCCCAGGCCGAACACGTATTGATCAAGAACCGCGCCATCGACCCGGATCTGCCTGCCGACGAGCAGGTCGGCACTGGCTTTCTGCAGCTGGTTCGCTATGGCCTGCGCCAGCCGGACGACCCCTTCATTCTCGGCAGCCTGAAGGCCGTCGACCAACTGCTCAAGACCGATACCCCCAGCGGTCCGGTCTGGCACCGCTACAACGGCGACGGCTACGGCGAACACAATGACGGCAGTCCATTCGACGGTACCGGTCGCGGCCGCGGCTGGCCGTTGCTGGTGGGCGAACGCGGCCACTATGCGCTCCTCGCCGGCGAAGATCCGCTACCGTATCTCAAGACCATGGCGGCCATGACCGGCCCCGGCGGCATGTTGCCCGAGCAGGTCTGGGACTGGCACCCCATTCCGGAGTACCGCCTGGAACCCGGCCGACCAAGCGGATCGGCCATGCCTCTGGTCTGGGCGCACAGCGAATTCATCAAGCTTTGCTACAGCCGCGCGAAGGGCTATCCGGTAGACCGCCCGGCAGCCACCTGGGCACGCTATCAGGGAAGGCGGCCTGAGCTTTCCCATGCCCTTTGGGGGCCGCGTTTTCGCCCCCGCCATATCCGCCTGGGCGGCCAGTTCAGCCTGGTGCTCCGCGCCCCGGCCCGCGTTCACTGGGGCAACAACGGCTGGAACGCCGTGCGGGACGATGACACCCGGGACACCGGGCTCGGCGTGCACCGGGTCGATCTACCGCTGGCCGGTCTCAAGGCCGGCGACACCGTTCAATTCACCTTCTACTGGCCGGGCCGGGATTGCTGGGAGGGCCAGGACTACGAAGTGCAGATAACCGACTAG
- a CDS encoding SlyX family protein — protein sequence MNTAPAPADTDPNTRMDRLSEIEIKLAYLDDLVDALNRTVFRQQQQLDLLTQAMADLRKQMPSAGSGTDSRDEIPPHY from the coding sequence ATGAACACGGCCCCGGCGCCCGCCGACACCGACCCGAACACCCGGATGGACCGCCTGAGTGAAATCGAGATCAAGCTGGCCTACCTGGACGACCTGGTGGACGCGCTCAACCGCACGGTGTTTCGCCAGCAGCAGCAATTGGATCTGCTCACCCAGGCCATGGCGGATCTGCGAAAACAGATGCCGTCTGCGGGCTCAGGCACCGATTCGCGCGACGAGATCCCGCCGCACTACTGA
- a CDS encoding probable glucose 1-dehydrogenase codes for MIAIELKGRKAFITGGDSGLGAATAKSLAQAGADVAVSYRFKSDAADQVAAVARSFGVQAYTFRLDDISDTNEVDAVFRRVDLELGGLDILVNNAGTDGPRALCAESDISAWRQVVEIDLFGAYYCARAAVARMSRQRRGVIINTSSVHEFIPWAGYSAYTSAKAGLSMFSKTLAQEVAATGIRVIAVAPGAIKTPINADVWQDPKGLADLDEKIPMGRVGEPDEIGHAVAFLCSDLASYITGITVPVDGGMLLYPDFRKGG; via the coding sequence GTGATCGCAATCGAACTAAAGGGCCGCAAGGCGTTTATCACCGGCGGCGACTCGGGGCTGGGCGCGGCCACGGCCAAATCGTTGGCCCAGGCCGGCGCCGATGTGGCAGTCAGCTATCGTTTCAAATCCGACGCCGCGGATCAGGTGGCGGCCGTCGCCAGGTCGTTCGGCGTCCAGGCCTACACCTTCCGGTTGGATGACATTTCGGACACGAATGAAGTGGACGCCGTGTTCCGGCGGGTGGACCTGGAACTCGGCGGCCTGGATATCCTGGTGAACAATGCCGGCACCGACGGTCCGCGCGCGTTGTGCGCGGAAAGCGACATCTCGGCATGGCGCCAGGTGGTTGAGATCGACTTGTTCGGCGCCTACTACTGCGCCCGTGCGGCCGTGGCACGGATGAGCCGGCAGCGCCGCGGGGTCATCATCAATACCAGCTCCGTCCACGAGTTCATCCCGTGGGCCGGTTACAGCGCCTACACCAGCGCCAAGGCGGGGCTCAGCATGTTCAGCAAGACACTGGCACAGGAGGTGGCGGCCACGGGCATCCGCGTGATCGCCGTTGCACCCGGAGCCATCAAGACCCCGATCAACGCCGACGTCTGGCAAGACCCGAAAGGGCTCGCCGATCTGGACGAGAAGATCCCCATGGGCCGGGTCGGCGAACCCGACGAAATCGGCCACGCAGTCGCCTTCCTGTGCAGCGATCTTGCCAGCTACATCACGGGAATCACGGTTCCAGTCGATGGCGGCATGCTGCTCTATCCTGATTTCCGCAAGGGCGGGTGA
- a CDS encoding transposase IS66, which translates to MPSHNEDELNALREALRIAHDEITRADKERAALRNEVRLLKAERDLLKERLNARIRELFAAKSEARGTDQRDFFFNEAEALAPDAATPDAAEDEEEFEVKGHKRAKRGRKPLDPNLPRETVRIELPESDRVCPHDGAALVEIGVESSEQYHVIPEQVRVLRTERVKYACPCCNQGMRTAALPPRIIPKGVLSEATLAWVITSKYQDALPLYRQAALLARFGGEISRNTLAANVIACGEAVQPIINLIRDALFDQNVVYGDETEVQVLKEPGRAAQRKSYMWIQATASGPPIRLLSYSPTRSGAFARDLYAGIQPGTVLLTDGYDGYDAMATAYQLVHHGCWVHARRGFVKALDALPKQARTPEQPAARMIDAIAELYRLEAAATEKKFSVEERLQMRREQSSLIVQRIESLLLANLHAVLPGSELGKALHYLAGQWPKLVRFLDRGDVGLDNNPCENAFRPFVIGRKNWLFADTVAGAKASANLYSLIETAKANNVEPYDYLRKLFARLPAAKTVDDYEALLPWRIASSKS; encoded by the coding sequence ATGCCCTCCCACAACGAAGACGAACTCAACGCCCTGCGTGAAGCACTGCGCATCGCGCATGACGAGATCACGAGAGCGGACAAGGAGCGCGCCGCGCTTCGCAATGAAGTCCGCCTGCTCAAGGCCGAACGCGATCTTCTCAAGGAACGTCTGAACGCCCGCATCCGGGAACTCTTCGCTGCCAAGAGCGAAGCGCGCGGAACCGACCAGCGGGACTTCTTCTTCAACGAGGCCGAAGCGCTGGCGCCCGATGCGGCGACTCCCGACGCCGCCGAGGACGAAGAGGAATTCGAGGTCAAGGGTCACAAGCGCGCCAAGCGCGGCAGGAAACCCCTGGATCCGAACCTGCCCCGAGAGACGGTGCGCATCGAACTTCCCGAATCCGATCGCGTCTGCCCGCACGACGGCGCTGCGCTCGTCGAGATCGGCGTGGAATCTTCCGAGCAGTACCACGTCATTCCGGAGCAGGTGCGCGTGCTGCGCACGGAGCGTGTCAAGTACGCCTGTCCGTGCTGCAACCAGGGCATGCGCACCGCGGCGCTTCCTCCTCGAATCATCCCCAAGGGCGTGCTCAGCGAAGCAACCCTGGCCTGGGTGATCACCTCCAAGTACCAGGATGCGCTGCCGCTCTACCGCCAGGCGGCGCTGCTTGCCCGCTTCGGCGGCGAGATCTCGCGCAACACGCTCGCCGCCAACGTGATCGCCTGCGGCGAGGCCGTGCAGCCGATCATCAACCTGATCCGCGATGCGCTGTTCGATCAGAACGTCGTCTACGGCGACGAGACCGAGGTGCAGGTTCTCAAGGAGCCGGGGCGCGCCGCGCAGCGCAAAAGCTACATGTGGATCCAGGCAACCGCTTCCGGTCCGCCGATCCGGCTCTTGTCCTATTCGCCTACGCGAAGCGGTGCCTTTGCCAGGGATCTGTATGCCGGAATCCAGCCCGGAACCGTCTTGCTCACTGACGGATATGACGGCTACGACGCGATGGCCACCGCGTACCAGCTCGTGCATCACGGGTGCTGGGTCCACGCGCGCCGCGGTTTCGTCAAAGCCCTGGATGCGCTGCCCAAGCAGGCGCGTACGCCGGAGCAGCCCGCCGCCAGGATGATCGATGCGATCGCCGAACTCTATCGCCTCGAAGCCGCCGCCACCGAAAAGAAATTCTCGGTCGAGGAGCGTCTGCAAATGCGCCGCGAGCAGAGCAGCCTGATCGTTCAACGGATCGAATCGCTGCTGCTCGCGAACCTGCACGCGGTCCTGCCAGGCTCCGAACTGGGCAAGGCTCTGCACTATCTCGCCGGCCAATGGCCCAAGCTCGTCCGGTTCCTCGATCGCGGCGACGTCGGTCTGGACAACAACCCTTGTGAAAACGCCTTCCGCCCCTTCGTGATCGGCCGCAAGAACTGGCTCTTCGCCGACACCGTCGCCGGTGCCAAGGCCAGCGCCAACCTCTACTCGCTCATCGAAACGGCGAAGGCCAACAACGTCGAGCCCTACGACTACCTGCGCAAACTCTTCGCGCGACTGCCTGCGGCAAAGACCGTCGATGACTACGAGGCGCTCCTGCCCTGGCGCATCGCTTCGTCGAAATCCTGA
- a CDS encoding transposase IS66 Orf2 like protein yields MFRLNEDLAVFVHRDAIDFRTGINGLAALVEHALGLDPFAPAVYVFSNRRRNRVKILGWHKNGFWLLVKRLEADRFVWPRVDQHVIELSVEQLHWLLDGYDLAAMRGHRTLAFHRAS; encoded by the coding sequence ATGTTCCGCTTGAACGAGGATCTGGCGGTGTTCGTGCACCGCGACGCGATCGATTTCCGCACGGGCATCAATGGGCTTGCTGCGCTCGTGGAGCACGCGCTGGGACTCGATCCGTTCGCGCCCGCCGTGTACGTGTTCTCGAACCGGCGTCGCAACCGGGTGAAGATCCTCGGATGGCACAAGAACGGCTTCTGGCTGCTCGTGAAGCGGCTGGAAGCCGATCGGTTCGTGTGGCCCCGTGTCGATCAGCACGTCATCGAACTCTCGGTCGAGCAGTTGCACTGGTTGCTCGATGGCTACGATCTCGCCGCCATGCGCGGCCATCGCACTCTCGCATTCCATCGCGCGAGTTGA
- a CDS encoding AAA ATPase: protein MNKKLLSLYGLKWNPFAPDVPVEALHVGARLESFCWRVEQLVGEGGFALVTGLPGVGKSVALRVLTERLSALRDVQVGVLSRPQAGMADFYRELGELFGVQLHPHNRWGGAKVLRASWQGHIDASQCRPVLIVDEGQEMQLAVLNELRLLASARLDSHLLLTVVLAGDQRLIERFRSEELLPLGSRMRVRLALDRASPEDLRELLQHALTKAGAPKLMTPELVATLCDHAQGNLRALMNMGSELLALAAQREARQIDEQLFFGNCPGIGVP, encoded by the coding sequence ATGAACAAGAAGCTGCTGTCGCTCTACGGCCTGAAGTGGAATCCGTTCGCCCCCGATGTGCCGGTCGAGGCGCTGCACGTCGGCGCGCGCCTGGAGTCGTTCTGCTGGCGGGTCGAGCAGCTCGTCGGCGAGGGCGGCTTCGCGCTCGTCACCGGTTTGCCGGGGGTGGGCAAATCGGTGGCGCTGCGGGTGCTCACCGAGCGCCTGTCGGCGCTGCGCGACGTGCAGGTCGGTGTGCTCAGCCGGCCGCAGGCCGGGATGGCCGACTTCTACCGCGAGTTGGGCGAGCTCTTCGGCGTGCAGCTTCACCCCCACAACCGCTGGGGCGGCGCCAAGGTGCTGCGCGCCAGCTGGCAGGGCCACATCGACGCCTCGCAGTGCCGCCCGGTGCTGATCGTCGACGAGGGCCAGGAGATGCAGCTCGCCGTCCTCAACGAGCTGCGGCTGCTCGCCTCGGCGCGGCTCGACTCGCACCTGCTGCTCACCGTGGTGCTGGCGGGCGACCAGCGTCTGATCGAGCGCTTCCGCAGCGAGGAGCTGCTACCGCTGGGATCGCGCATGCGGGTGCGTCTGGCGCTCGATCGCGCCAGCCCCGAGGATCTGCGCGAACTGCTGCAGCACGCGCTCACCAAGGCCGGCGCGCCCAAGCTGATGACGCCCGAACTCGTCGCCACGCTCTGCGACCACGCCCAGGGCAATCTGCGCGCGCTGATGAACATGGGAAGCGAACTGCTCGCCCTGGCCGCGCAGCGCGAAGCGCGACAGATCGACGAGCAGCTGTTCTTCGGTAACTGTCCGGGAATCGGCGTTCCTTGA
- a CDS encoding integrase family protein has protein sequence MSASKHASVHERWAHLRFSVIGQLLAAPPPKGELRAELRKLAERTWRHPVTGEPARFALSTIERWLLRARRERRDPVGVLRRKVRADAGVQKVGSAIRQALQAQYAAHPSWSVQLHTDNLRALIERDPALGSMPSYSSVRRLFQAQGWRKRQRLSSRDTAGAQRAEARLAAREVRSYEAHYVGSLWHWDCHVGSRPVLTAAGRWATPVLFGVLDDCSRLGCHLQWYLRENAECVAHGLSQAIQKRGLPRAAMSDNGAAMLAAEITEGLARLGIAHETTLAYSPYMNGKIENLWANVEGRLMAMLEGVTDLTLATLNEATQAWCEYDYNRTVHSEIGATPLARFLAGPDVLRPSPDSDALRLAFTRTEKRTQRQSDGTLVVEARRFEVPNRYRHLRELHVRYAAWDLARVHLLDERSGQVLCRLYPQDKQANARGVRRPLEPLAAAADAPRPPTGAMAPLLQSLMAKQAATGLPPAYLTKDEPPAPEGNEP, from the coding sequence ATGAGCGCATCGAAACACGCTTCAGTCCACGAACGTTGGGCGCATCTGCGCTTCTCGGTGATCGGGCAACTGTTGGCGGCCCCGCCGCCGAAGGGCGAACTGCGCGCCGAGCTCAGGAAGTTGGCTGAGCGCACTTGGCGGCACCCGGTCACGGGCGAGCCGGCGCGCTTTGCGCTCTCGACCATCGAACGCTGGCTGTTGCGGGCGCGGCGCGAGCGGCGCGACCCGGTCGGAGTCCTGCGGCGCAAGGTGCGCGCCGATGCCGGGGTCCAGAAGGTGGGCTCGGCGATCCGGCAAGCGCTGCAGGCGCAGTACGCCGCGCACCCGAGCTGGTCGGTGCAGCTTCACACCGACAACCTGCGGGCGCTCATCGAGCGCGACCCGGCGCTGGGGTCTATGCCATCGTACTCGAGCGTCCGGCGGCTGTTCCAGGCGCAGGGTTGGCGCAAGCGCCAGCGGCTCAGCAGCCGCGATACGGCGGGCGCTCAACGAGCCGAGGCCCGGCTGGCCGCGCGCGAGGTGCGCAGCTACGAGGCCCACTACGTCGGCTCGCTGTGGCACTGGGACTGCCACGTCGGTTCGCGACCGGTGTTGACCGCCGCCGGTCGATGGGCCACGCCAGTGCTCTTCGGCGTGCTCGACGATTGCTCGCGGCTGGGCTGCCACCTGCAGTGGTACCTGCGGGAGAACGCCGAGTGCGTGGCCCACGGTCTGTCGCAGGCAATCCAGAAGCGCGGGCTGCCGCGCGCGGCCATGAGCGACAACGGTGCGGCGATGCTCGCCGCCGAGATCACCGAGGGGCTCGCTCGGCTGGGCATCGCGCACGAGACGACGCTGGCGTACTCGCCATACATGAACGGCAAGATCGAGAACCTGTGGGCGAACGTCGAAGGAAGACTGATGGCGATGCTCGAGGGCGTGACCGACCTGACGCTCGCCACCTTGAACGAAGCGACCCAGGCCTGGTGCGAGTACGACTACAACCGCACCGTGCACTCCGAGATCGGCGCAACGCCGCTGGCGCGTTTCCTCGCCGGCCCCGATGTGCTGCGGCCCAGCCCGGATAGCGACGCGCTGCGGCTGGCCTTCACCCGCACCGAGAAGCGCACCCAGCGCCAGAGCGACGGCACGCTGGTGGTCGAAGCCCGGCGCTTCGAGGTTCCCAACCGCTACCGGCACCTGCGCGAGCTGCACGTGCGCTACGCCGCCTGGGACCTCGCCCGGGTGCACCTGCTCGATGAACGCAGCGGCCAAGTCCTGTGCCGCCTGTACCCGCAGGACAAGCAGGCCAACGCCCGGGGCGTGCGCCGGCCGCTCGAGCCGCTCGCGGCGGCGGCGGACGCGCCTCGACCGCCCACCGGCGCGATGGCCCCGCTGCTGCAGAGTCTGATGGCCAAGCAGGCTGCCACGGGCCTGCCGCCGGCCTACCTGACCAAGGACGAACCACCGGCACCGGAAGGGAACGAACCATGA
- a CDS encoding hypothetical truncated transposase — translation MHSIAALDIESLPRDVDALLEVIAEQRKQFSAVLESLCAQLAKMKQMTFGSRSERFAGQALLFTEDLPIPPAPPKLPTTTVAAHERKRRGRPALPAHLPRVRKEYDLTDDQKAGFDRIVLIGEVVSSTLDVIPQKVFVIDHARAKYRCTKDGITSIVVADAQPSPLPKSNASAGMLAHVLVSKYCDGIPLARQEKIFARYGVDLARTTLDDWTLASTEKLAVLMPAFKAHVLGAPGMFADDTTLKLVEEGRRRSRTARLWVYVSSGARQDPQGNWIAYPKAAYFEFTETREAIHPTRFLKGYRGFVQADDYNGYHPTFATGLAKHCLCWAHVRRRYFEVASQPGASPLASEALSFIRGIYLVDSEYKDATPDQRLAARKKHTVALLEKFYAWLCHHQPSLLPRSPLGKAFAYTLSNWAALMRFTTDGTVSPDSNLVERTIRPVAVGRKAWLFAASERGGHAAAVAFSLIESCKLAGVEPYAYLRDVLQRIDGHRIDRLHELLPFNWKPTGDCNPV, via the coding sequence ATGCACTCGATCGCCGCCCTCGACATCGAATCTCTTCCTCGTGATGTCGATGCGCTGCTCGAAGTGATCGCCGAGCAGCGCAAACAGTTCTCCGCAGTGCTCGAGTCGCTGTGCGCCCAGCTCGCGAAGATGAAGCAGATGACCTTCGGGTCGCGCTCGGAGCGCTTCGCAGGCCAGGCGCTGCTCTTCACCGAGGATCTTCCCATTCCCCCGGCGCCGCCGAAGCTCCCGACGACGACGGTTGCCGCGCACGAGCGCAAGCGTCGCGGACGTCCAGCGCTTCCGGCACACCTGCCGCGGGTCCGCAAGGAATATGACCTCACGGACGATCAGAAGGCCGGATTCGACCGGATCGTGCTCATCGGCGAAGTCGTCAGCTCCACGCTCGACGTCATTCCGCAGAAGGTATTCGTGATCGACCACGCGCGGGCGAAGTATCGCTGCACCAAGGACGGAATTACTTCGATCGTCGTGGCCGATGCGCAACCTTCGCCGCTGCCCAAGAGCAACGCCAGCGCCGGGATGCTCGCGCACGTACTGGTGTCCAAGTACTGCGACGGAATTCCGCTCGCCCGCCAGGAGAAGATCTTCGCCCGGTACGGAGTCGATCTGGCGCGCACGACGCTCGACGACTGGACCCTGGCAAGCACGGAGAAGCTCGCCGTCTTGATGCCCGCGTTCAAGGCGCACGTTCTGGGCGCCCCCGGGATGTTTGCCGACGACACGACACTGAAGCTCGTCGAGGAGGGTCGACGAAGATCGCGCACCGCAAGGCTCTGGGTGTACGTCAGCAGCGGTGCGAGACAAGATCCCCAGGGAAACTGGATCGCCTACCCCAAGGCGGCGTACTTCGAGTTCACCGAAACCCGGGAGGCGATCCACCCAACCCGGTTCCTGAAGGGGTACCGCGGCTTTGTGCAAGCCGACGACTACAACGGTTATCACCCAACCTTTGCCACGGGGTTGGCGAAGCATTGCCTATGCTGGGCGCATGTGCGAAGGCGCTACTTCGAGGTTGCGTCGCAGCCGGGAGCATCGCCTCTGGCCAGCGAGGCCCTGTCGTTCATCCGCGGCATCTATCTCGTCGACTCCGAGTACAAGGACGCCACGCCAGACCAGCGGCTTGCGGCAAGAAAGAAGCACACCGTTGCGCTGCTGGAGAAGTTCTATGCGTGGTTGTGCCACCACCAGCCGAGCCTGTTGCCGCGATCTCCCCTTGGCAAAGCGTTCGCGTACACGCTCTCGAACTGGGCGGCGCTCATGCGCTTCACCACGGACGGCACCGTTTCGCCGGACTCCAACTTGGTCGAGCGAACGATTCGCCCGGTCGCCGTAGGCAGAAAGGCATGGCTCTTCGCAGCATCCGAGCGCGGAGGACACGCCGCAGCGGTTGCCTTCAGCCTCATCGAATCGTGCAAACTTGCGGGTGTGGAACCCTACGCATACCTTCGCGACGTGCTGCAGCGCATCGACGGTCATCGCATCGACCGTCTGCACGAGTTGCTGCCCTTCAACTGGAAGCCCACCGGTGACTGCAACCCCGTTTGA
- a CDS encoding transposase, with protein sequence MILSPAVQAFVYRDVVDMRRGVDGLLRLVTDAFSHSAFSGHVFVFIGSRRDKVKMLWWHSTGFVMLYKRLERGRFPAPHMLASRGLSMAELMAFLEGIDLSRAKRIAHVNASRVA encoded by the coding sequence ATGATTCTGTCGCCCGCGGTACAAGCGTTCGTATACCGCGACGTGGTGGATATGCGCCGCGGGGTCGATGGTCTTCTGCGCCTGGTGACGGATGCGTTTTCGCACTCCGCCTTCAGCGGCCATGTGTTCGTCTTTATCGGAAGCCGCCGAGACAAGGTCAAGATGCTGTGGTGGCACAGCACCGGTTTCGTGATGCTCTACAAGCGCCTGGAACGGGGGCGGTTTCCGGCACCGCACATGCTGGCCTCGCGTGGTTTGTCGATGGCTGAACTCATGGCGTTTCTCGAGGGAATCGACCTCTCGCGCGCAAAGCGCATCGCACACGTGAACGCATCGCGCGTCGCGTAG
- a CDS encoding transposase IS66 gives MIDMDLCRRLYPQKRTNNPRENPFRPFVIDRKNWLFSDTVTGAKASANHYSLIETAKDCGIEPYDYLRELFVRLPTAETAGDNGGCKSAAG, from the coding sequence TTGATCGACATGGACCTTTGCCGTCGCCTTTACCCTCAAAAACGCACCAACAACCCCCGCGAAAACCCGTTCCGCCCCTTCGTGATCGATCGCAAAAACTGGCTCTTCTCCGACACCGTCACCGGCGCCAAGGCCAGCGCCAATCACTATTCGCTCATCGAGACCGCGAAGGATTGCGGCATCGAACCATACGACTACCTGCGCGAACTCTTCGTTCGCTTGCCTACGGCAGAAACCGCCGGCGACAACGGCGGCTGCAAATCGGCTGCTGGATAA